A region of Opitutaceae bacterium DNA encodes the following proteins:
- a CDS encoding type II toxin-antitoxin system Phd/YefM family antitoxin: MKTVSIRELHTRTGHYVRSAARQPLIVTDRGETVARLVPASDPAGLPCFSDRRLRPGFKRFLAKSHLGSESGALISEDRDR, from the coding sequence GTGAAAACCGTCTCCATCCGCGAACTTCACACACGCACCGGCCACTATGTGCGCTCTGCCGCGCGCCAGCCCCTGATTGTGACGGACCGTGGCGAGACCGTTGCCAGGCTTGTACCTGCCAGCGATCCCGCCGGCCTCCCCTGCTTTTCAGACCGCCGACTCCGGCCCGGCTTCAAACGATTCCTCGCCAAGTCCCACCTTGGTTCCGAGAGCGGCGCGTTGATCTCAGAAGACCGTGATCGTTGA
- a CDS encoding type II toxin-antitoxin system VapC family toxin translates to MMRYFDSAFLAKCYLPEPGYQTIVACASEAGRIASSWFSRAEVAAVFHRKLREGSLSATEHREVLAQFRQDCRDGIWHFLPVSMEILEAVESAFAQLPPSVFVRSADCLHLVTAREAGFREICSNDRHLLAAAPYFKLKGLDLTAGN, encoded by the coding sequence TTGATGCGGTACTTCGACAGCGCTTTTCTCGCAAAGTGCTACCTGCCTGAACCCGGATATCAGACGATCGTTGCGTGCGCCAGCGAAGCCGGTCGGATTGCCAGCTCCTGGTTCAGCCGGGCCGAAGTGGCTGCGGTTTTTCACCGCAAGTTGCGCGAAGGCTCACTTTCCGCGACCGAGCACCGCGAGGTTCTGGCCCAGTTTCGACAGGATTGCCGCGACGGTATCTGGCACTTCCTGCCCGTCTCCATGGAAATCCTGGAAGCGGTCGAGTCTGCGTTTGCCCAACTTCCCCCCTCCGTCTTCGTGCGCTCGGCCGACTGCCTGCATCTTGTCACAGCCCGCGAAGCCGGATTCAGGGAGATATGTTCCAACGATCGCCATCTGCTGGCAGCCGCGCCCTACTTCAAGCTCAAGGGTCTCGATCTTACCGCCGGCAACTGA
- a CDS encoding transposase produces MIPFVVAQVYGRRWGIETFFRWLKQHQRLRGFFSNSPNGVRILIWSALGAHLLVAIARQRKNLPVSLYEILQIVSASSLEQVLLQELFTKVNTSSPSFDIPKQLETNWS; encoded by the coding sequence ATCATACCATTTGTCGTCGCTCAGGTCTACGGACGTCGCTGGGGCATCGAGACGTTTTTTCGATGGCTCAAACAACACCAGCGCCTGCGAGGATTCTTCAGCAATTCGCCAAACGGCGTCCGCATCCTTATCTGGTCGGCGCTGGGCGCTCACCTGCTCGTCGCCATTGCCAGGCAGCGCAAGAACCTCCCGGTGTCGCTCTATGAAATTTTGCAAATCGTCAGTGCCTCATCGCTTGAGCAAGTTCTCTTGCAAGAGCTGTTTACGAAAGTCAATACAAGCAGTCCATCATTCGATATTCCTAAACAGTTGGAAACCAACTGGTCATAA